The following coding sequences are from one Anaerolineae bacterium window:
- a CDS encoding response regulator transcription factor, giving the protein MRIVIADDHAVVREGLRTLISTKPGMEVVGEAADGAEAVTKVRALAPDVILLDMVMPRKNGLQAIHEIKQENPGARILVLTSFDDDERVFSAIKAGALGYLLKDSSPQQLLQAIQDVYQGRSSLHPSIALKVIRELNQPSDLPPTEEPLTEREMETLRLIAQGLTNQEIADTLTISERTVGKHVSNILDKLHLANRTQVALYALRRGLATLDPE; this is encoded by the coding sequence ATTCGCATTGTTATTGCCGACGATCACGCGGTAGTTAGAGAAGGATTGCGCACGCTCATCTCTACCAAACCGGGCATGGAGGTGGTAGGCGAGGCGGCAGATGGCGCCGAAGCCGTCACCAAAGTCCGGGCGTTGGCCCCAGACGTTATTTTGCTGGATATGGTGATGCCCCGTAAAAACGGCCTGCAAGCCATCCATGAAATCAAGCAGGAGAATCCCGGCGCCCGCATCCTGGTATTGACCAGTTTTGACGACGACGAGCGCGTTTTTTCTGCCATTAAAGCAGGGGCGTTGGGCTATTTGCTCAAAGATTCCTCGCCGCAGCAATTGCTCCAGGCCATTCAGGATGTTTACCAGGGCCGGTCGTCGCTGCATCCTTCTATTGCCCTCAAAGTAATCCGCGAATTGAACCAACCCTCAGACCTGCCGCCCACCGAGGAGCCGCTCACCGAACGCGAGATGGAAACGCTGCGCCTCATTGCCCAGGGGCTTACCAACCAAGAAATCGCCGATACCCTGACCATCAGCGAACGCACGGTAGGCAAACACGTCAGTAATATTCTGGACAAACTGCACTTGGCCAACCGGACTCAGGTGGCGCTGTATGCCCTGCGGCGGGGATTGGCTACGCTTGACCCGGAATAA
- a CDS encoding PAS domain S-box protein, which produces MTKAKILVVEDEALIAQKIENKLLHLGYNVPAAVSSGAEAIQKVEALEPDLVLMDIGLNGEMDGIAAAAEIQNRRDLPIVYLTAYADADTLQRAKITQPFGYITKPFDERELHTTIETALYQHRLERRLRESEERYRIVAETATDAIITIDETSQIIFVNSAAETTFGYTRDELLGQPLQMLIPKPVHHAHHIALNQYINTGQKHGHWQAMETRGIHKNGREILLEISLGESVKNNKHFFTGVMRDITERKQTATTLQDNIHELKIAYRQAIIYAQELTREITERRQAEQQIQQLNAELEQRVADRTRDLSLLYEVTLVASESLAMETMLERSLERVLAATGHSIGAIHLLDEEGAQLRLAAQQGVPKNLIAEIDTIPLENSLATWIMTHGEPVLAPDLAADRRTPLAIRRFKEFIAYLGLPMRTRGQTLGVLSITAVGREQEFNAEEVALLASVADQVGVAVENARLRQQAERAAVIEERERLARELHDSVTQSLYSLSLFAEAGENLIEAGDLAAAKHNLSRMGETAQQALKEMRLLVYELRPLDLEREGLIGALHQRLSAVEGRVNIRARLVAEELVELPASVEEELYRISQEALNNALKHAGATTVTVHLRIEEEQVVLEVVDDGTGFDPRAIIDAGGLGLVSMQERAEKLGGTLTIHSSPEEGTRVKVSVPTQDL; this is translated from the coding sequence ATGACCAAGGCGAAAATCCTGGTTGTCGAAGATGAAGCCCTCATCGCCCAAAAAATAGAAAATAAACTGCTTCACCTCGGCTACAACGTACCCGCGGCGGTATCGAGTGGCGCGGAGGCCATCCAAAAAGTTGAGGCTCTGGAACCTGACCTGGTGCTGATGGACATTGGGTTGAACGGGGAAATGGACGGCATCGCCGCTGCCGCCGAAATTCAGAACCGGCGCGACCTGCCCATTGTTTATTTGACCGCCTATGCGGATGCAGACACTTTACAACGGGCCAAAATTACCCAACCCTTTGGCTACATCACCAAACCATTTGATGAAAGAGAATTACACACTACCATTGAAACGGCCCTCTACCAACATCGCCTGGAGAGACGATTGCGAGAGAGCGAAGAGCGGTATCGCATTGTGGCCGAAACAGCCACAGACGCCATTATTACTATTGATGAAACCAGCCAGATTATCTTTGTCAATTCCGCTGCCGAAACCACGTTTGGTTACACCAGGGACGAGCTACTGGGCCAACCGCTACAAATGTTGATCCCAAAACCGGTTCACCACGCCCACCACATTGCCTTGAACCAATACATTAATACCGGCCAAAAACACGGCCACTGGCAGGCTATGGAAACTCGCGGTATTCACAAAAACGGCCGGGAAATTCTGCTGGAAATTTCGCTGGGCGAATCCGTCAAGAACAATAAGCATTTTTTTACCGGCGTGATGCGCGACATCACCGAACGTAAACAAACCGCCACAACCTTGCAGGATAATATTCACGAATTAAAAATTGCCTACCGGCAGGCCATTATCTACGCCCAGGAATTGACCCGGGAAATCACCGAGCGGCGGCAAGCCGAGCAGCAAATTCAACAACTCAACGCCGAATTGGAGCAGCGAGTGGCCGACCGGACCCGGGACCTGTCGCTGTTGTATGAGGTCACGCTAGTGGCCAGCGAGTCTCTGGCCATGGAAACCATGCTGGAACGCTCGTTGGAGCGGGTATTGGCGGCTACGGGGCATAGCATTGGCGCCATCCACCTGTTGGATGAAGAGGGCGCCCAATTGCGCCTGGCGGCCCAACAGGGTGTGCCCAAAAACCTGATTGCCGAAATAGACACTATCCCCTTAGAAAATAGCCTGGCTACCTGGATAATGACGCATGGCGAACCTGTCCTGGCCCCTGATCTGGCGGCGGACCGGCGCACGCCCCTGGCTATTCGCCGGTTCAAGGAGTTCATTGCTTACCTGGGGCTGCCGATGCGCACCAGGGGCCAAACGTTGGGCGTGCTCAGTATTACGGCGGTGGGCCGGGAACAAGAGTTCAATGCGGAGGAGGTGGCCTTGCTGGCCTCTGTGGCCGACCAGGTGGGGGTGGCGGTCGAGAACGCCCGGTTGCGCCAGCAGGCCGAACGCGCGGCCGTTATTGAGGAACGGGAGCGGCTGGCCCGCGAGTTGCACGATTCCGTAACTCAATCGTTGTATAGCCTGTCGCTGTTTGCCGAAGCGGGCGAAAATCTAATTGAGGCCGGAGATTTAGCTGCCGCCAAACATAATCTCAGCCGGATGGGCGAAACGGCGCAGCAGGCGCTCAAGGAGATGCGCCTATTGGTGTACGAGTTGCGCCCCCTGGACCTGGAACGAGAAGGTTTAATCGGCGCTTTGCATCAAAGGCTGAGCGCGGTTGAGGGGCGGGTCAATATCAGGGCCAGGCTGGTGGCCGAAGAACTGGTGGAACTACCGGCCTCTGTAGAAGAAGAACTCTATCGTATTTCCCAGGAAGCCCTGAACAACGCCTTAAAGCACGCCGGAGCCACGACGGTTACGGTTCACCTACGGATTGAAGAGGAGCAAGTTGTGTTAGAAGTAGTTGACGATGGGACCGGGTTTGATCCCCGCGCCATTATTGATGCCGGCGGCCTGGGCCTGGTGAGCATGCAAGAGCGAGCCGAAAAACTGGGCGGGACTTTGACCATTCACTCCTCGCCGGAAGAAGGAACAAGGGTGAAGGTGAGCGTGCCCACTCAAGATTTGTAA